GAAGCTCTTTGGCGTATGCCCTTGGAAGCTCAGGCATCGGCGAGATTCACCTTGTCGATTTTGATGAAGTGAGTGTGCATAACATTCACCGTCAGATCGCATTTAAACTAGGCGACGAGGGAAAACTCAAAGCGAGTGTGGTCAAAGAGAGCATCGAAAGTCGTTGCCCTTTTGTGAAAGTTCAGGCGCATATTGGTCGCTTGGAAGCGTTTACATGTAAAGGCATTGAAGTCGATCTCATCATCGATGCGACCGATAATTTACCGACACGTGCCCTCATTGATCTGTACGCCAAAGAGGTGAAAACCCCATGGCTTTACGGCTCCGTTGAGGCATTTAACGGGCAAGTCTGTTTTTTTGAGAAGAGTAGTTTTAAAGCGTTTCAGATCAGCAACAAAACACCCGCTGGCATTGCCGCACCGATTGTGATGCACATTGCTTCATTGCAGGCGAATTTGGCACTGCGTTATTTAGCAGGACTCAGTGTTAAAAAAGATTTGCTCTATTATTTGTATATAAATGATGAGGGTGAACTTATCACCCAAAAATTTGGCATGCCCTACTAAAAAATTGTTTTACATGTAAAAGGAAAACCATTGCATTTTGAACCGTATCCCTTTGAGAAATTGACCGAATTATTGAAAGATATTACACCAAGTCACGCGCATCCAGCGGTAACATTGACCATTGGTGAGCCGCAGTTTGAGACGCCTGATTTTATTCAAGAAGCGCTCAAACAAAATGTGCATTTGCTCAAAAAATACCCCAAATCTTCGGGCGAAGCGTATGTCAATGAAGCACAGCGCGCGTTTGTGAAAAAGCGTTTTGGTGTGGAGCTTAAAAGTAGTGAGTTGATCTCCGTGTTTGGAACCAAAGAGGTGCTTTTTAGCTTTCCTCAGTACCTTCTGCACGATAAGCCAAATCCTGTTATGGCGTATCCAAACCCGTTTTATCAGATCTATGAAGGTGCGGCGATTGCGAGTCGTGCGCGCGTGGTGCATCTGAATCTCACCAAAGAGAATGCGTTTAAGCCTGACATTAATTTGCCTGAACTTAAAGAAGCCGATCTGATTATTCTCAACTTTCCCAACAACCCAACGACCTCGGTTTTAAGCCTTGAAGAGCTGGGCGAATGGGTAAAATTTGCTCTAAAATACGATGTTGTGCTGTTAAACGATGAGTGTTACAGCGAACTGTATGTGGGCGAAAAACCAGCCTCTTTGCTTGAAGCCTCTTTACATGTAGGCAATGATAAATTTAGAAATGTTTTGGTGCTAAACTCTATCTCCAAACGAAGCTCTGCGCCAGGACTTCGCTCAGGGTTTATCGCAGGTGATGAGAAAATCCTAAGTGGTTATGCAAAGTACCGCACCTACATGGGAGCGGCGATTCCATTGCCCCTTCAAATGGCTTCTGCGCTTGCATGGAACGATATGGAGCATGTGGAACTCACCCGTGCGCAATACGCGAAAAACCTCTCTTTGGCGCATGACATTTTAGGTGTGCCCGAAGTGAATGCAACATTTTACGTCTGGCTTCCTGTGAAGGATGATTTGAGCTTTACATGTAAACTGTATGAGCAAAAAAATATCAAAGTACTACCGGGGCGTTTTTTAGGACGTGGCGGCATCGGCGAGAATTATGTGCGCATTGCACTTGTGGAAAACAGCGAAAAAACAGAGCAGATATTAAAAGAGATCAAAGAGGTTCTCTCAATTTCGTAAGAGCAAGGATAAGCTAATTTTCTGCCTCGAAAGAGGCAAGCTTTAGTGCATAGCGCAGCGTAGCTTTTCAAGCTTTGCTTGGGAAGCGTGTAAAAAATAGATAAGGACAATCGTTGAAAAAGGTTCATTTTGTAGGCATTGGTGGCATTGGGCTTTCAGCCTTAGCCAAATATTTAAAACAAGAGGGTTACGAAATTACGGGCTCCGATGTGAAAGCGAGTAAAATTACAGCAGGACTCGAAGAGATGGGCATTCCTGTGCGTATCCCACACGATCCTGCGTGCATAACCGATCAAGATTTGGTGGTGTTTTCTGCTGTGATAAAACCCGATAACATCGAGCTTGCACGCGCTCGTGAAAAGGGAATGACGATCATGCCACGTCGTGAGGCACTGCTGTTTATCTTAAAAAACAGACGTGTTTTTTCGGTTTGCGGAGCTCACGGTAAAAGTACGACGAGTGCGATGCTCGCTTCGATGGTGGAGGGCTCTTTGGTTATTGGTGCGGAGAGCAAGCAGTATGGCTCAAATATGTACTACAAAGAGGGCAACAATGTCATTTTTGAAGCCGATGAAAGCGATGCGAGCTTTTTAAATTCCAATCCCTACATTGCGATTGTGACCAACGCGGAACCGGAGCATATGGAGTATTATAACTACGATTATGACCGATTTTACGGGGCGTATCGACACTTTTTAGAGAGTGCGAAGATTCGGGTGATTAACGCGGAAGATCCTTTTTTAAGCACGCTTACTGAGCTTGAAGCCGATCGTCTCTATCCGAGTCGTGACATCAGCGGCATTGAGACCGTGATGTGTGATGGTGAACCTTTTACCTCCTTTGTACTCAAAGATTTGGGGCGTTTTGAAGTCTGGGGGATTGGTGCGCATATGGCACTCGATGCTTCATTGGCAATTCTAGCAAGTCTGCATGAGATGGATGTAGAAACGGCGCGTGAAAAACTTAAAAACTACAAAGGCATCAAAAAGCGTTTTGATCTTTTGACCAAGCATGAAAACTTTGCGTTGATTGATGATTATGGGCATCACCCCACCGAGATCAAAGCGACTTTGGAGTCTGCGACACAATACGCTGCACTCATTGGGCTTAAAAAAGTTACCGCCATTTGGCAACCGCATAAATATTCACGCACGATTGATAATTTGCAGAGTTTTGTCAACTGCTTTGAAGGGGTCGATCAGCTCGTGATTCTACCCGTGTGGCGTGCAGGGGAAAAAGAGGTTTTTATCGACTTTGAAAAAGAGTTTGCACGTTACTCTCCACTTTTCCCACCGCGCGTTTACCGAAAAGATGATAGTATAGAGATATTTCCTTGCGAAGCGAACCAACACATTTTTGATGAAGGGTTGGTCATTAGCTTTGGCGCAGGGGACATAACCTATCAACTCAGAGGAGCCATGTGATGCAATTTTTACTTTTTTTAGCGGTGGTACTTTTGGTTGTTTCTGTGATCTATGCTAAAAAGAGTACATTCTCTAAACAAGCAAAAATTGGACTTTTTAGTTTCCTTATCATTCTGATTGGGCTTGCGTGGTGGTATGAATCATACAATCGCGAGAACAGTGAAGCAAATCGTATGATGATCAGTGCATTTAAACAGGGCAAAACACTCTATTGCGATGGACGTGAAATCTCGTCCGCTACCTTTGTTTTTGTGAATGGAACGCTCAGTTTTATCGCAAACGATCAAAACCAAAACGATAAAGGCATCGTCATCGATATGGCTACATGTAAATTGGAAAAAGTGAAGTAACGCCCTCATGGAAAAGCTTTTTTCGAAACTCGATTTGGTCGATTATGCGGCTGGATTTAAACACTTTTTAGCGCGCGAAAAACCTCTGTTTATGGAGGGAGACGCGAACCTGCATTATAAAATGATCCATGAACTTCTCACACGCGATCGCTTGAAACCTTTGCCTGAAGTTCCCTCTTTAGATGTGGCACTGATGCACCTAAGTAAATTGGGCATCTTGCGCCTCAATGAGATTTTTTCCTTTGTTCAAATCATCAACTATATGCAGTATCTGAAATCAATGCTGAACGATCAAAGCCTTGGTGAATGGATGGAGCGCATTCTCATCCCTGCTGAAGTCACGCAAATTTGCGGCTATTTCGATGAAAAAGGCGAGCTCAAATCCAGCGTGGATGAGCAGTTTGCGAGCATCGCTCAAAGTCTTAAAATGGTCAAAGAGGAGATGAACAGCACGCTTCGCCGTCTGATCTCCACCGAAAAAGTTGCACTTTATTTAGCCGATAAACAGATTCACTACATTAACAACCAAGAAGCGCTTTTGGTGCGTGGTGGGTTTAACCATGTGTTAAAAGGCAATGTCATCGGGCGCAGTAGCAGTGGTTTTTTCTATGTGGTGCCCGAAGTGCTTGCGAAGTTGGTGAGTCGTGAGAGTGAATTGATCGACCGCAAAGAAGAGCTGGTGTATAAGTATGCCAAACAGATCTCATCCTCTTTTACCAAACAGCTCAAATTTTTGGCTTTTGTGAACAAAGAGTTTGACCGCTTTGATGCGTACTACGCCAGAGTCGCGTATGCGCGAGAAAAAGATATGGAGTTTGTGCTTCCCTCCAAAACCAATGTCATTAAATTGGAAAACTTTGCCCATCCTGCTCTTGCTAATCCAAAGCCCATTACGATTGATTTTAGCAAACAAGTCTTGATGATCACGGGTGTGAATGCGGGTGGTAAGACGATGTTGCTGAAATCCATTTTGACGGCGGCGATTTTGAGTAAATACCTTCTTCCGATGCGCATTGATGCGAAGCATTCGAGTATTGGTTCTTTCAAAGAGGTATTTGCCATTCTCGATGATCCACAAAATGTCAAAAATGACATTTCTACCTTTGCCGGACGAATGAGTGAATTTAGTAAACTGTTTGGT
Above is a genomic segment from Sulfurospirillum halorespirans DSM 13726 containing:
- a CDS encoding succinyldiaminopimelate transaminase; this encodes MHFEPYPFEKLTELLKDITPSHAHPAVTLTIGEPQFETPDFIQEALKQNVHLLKKYPKSSGEAYVNEAQRAFVKKRFGVELKSSELISVFGTKEVLFSFPQYLLHDKPNPVMAYPNPFYQIYEGAAIASRARVVHLNLTKENAFKPDINLPELKEADLIILNFPNNPTTSVLSLEELGEWVKFALKYDVVLLNDECYSELYVGEKPASLLEASLHVGNDKFRNVLVLNSISKRSSAPGLRSGFIAGDEKILSGYAKYRTYMGAAIPLPLQMASALAWNDMEHVELTRAQYAKNLSLAHDILGVPEVNATFYVWLPVKDDLSFTCKLYEQKNIKVLPGRFLGRGGIGENYVRIALVENSEKTEQILKEIKEVLSIS
- a CDS encoding HesA/MoeB/ThiF family protein; this encodes MMHYFHRQVQLWGEETQQSLQSKKIVIIGCGGLGSSLAYALGSSGIGEIHLVDFDEVSVHNIHRQIAFKLGDEGKLKASVVKESIESRCPFVKVQAHIGRLEAFTCKGIEVDLIIDATDNLPTRALIDLYAKEVKTPWLYGSVEAFNGQVCFFEKSSFKAFQISNKTPAGIAAPIVMHIASLQANLALRYLAGLSVKKDLLYYLYINDEGELITQKFGMPY
- the murC gene encoding UDP-N-acetylmuramate--L-alanine ligase; the protein is MKKVHFVGIGGIGLSALAKYLKQEGYEITGSDVKASKITAGLEEMGIPVRIPHDPACITDQDLVVFSAVIKPDNIELARAREKGMTIMPRREALLFILKNRRVFSVCGAHGKSTTSAMLASMVEGSLVIGAESKQYGSNMYYKEGNNVIFEADESDASFLNSNPYIAIVTNAEPEHMEYYNYDYDRFYGAYRHFLESAKIRVINAEDPFLSTLTELEADRLYPSRDISGIETVMCDGEPFTSFVLKDLGRFEVWGIGAHMALDASLAILASLHEMDVETAREKLKNYKGIKKRFDLLTKHENFALIDDYGHHPTEIKATLESATQYAALIGLKKVTAIWQPHKYSRTIDNLQSFVNCFEGVDQLVILPVWRAGEKEVFIDFEKEFARYSPLFPPRVYRKDDSIEIFPCEANQHIFDEGLVISFGAGDITYQLRGAM
- a CDS encoding endonuclease MutS2, producing the protein MEKLFSKLDLVDYAAGFKHFLAREKPLFMEGDANLHYKMIHELLTRDRLKPLPEVPSLDVALMHLSKLGILRLNEIFSFVQIINYMQYLKSMLNDQSLGEWMERILIPAEVTQICGYFDEKGELKSSVDEQFASIAQSLKMVKEEMNSTLRRLISTEKVALYLADKQIHYINNQEALLVRGGFNHVLKGNVIGRSSSGFFYVVPEVLAKLVSRESELIDRKEELVYKYAKQISSSFTKQLKFLAFVNKEFDRFDAYYARVAYAREKDMEFVLPSKTNVIKLENFAHPALANPKPITIDFSKQVLMITGVNAGGKTMLLKSILTAAILSKYLLPMRIDAKHSSIGSFKEVFAILDDPQNVKNDISTFAGRMSEFSKLFGKKVALIGVDEIELGTDADEAANLFKVMIEKLIDKEMKIVITTHHKRLASLLATHPEVELLAAIYDEKSERPTYGFLKGTIGRSYAFETALRYGIPQSLVAEARVLYGEDKEKLNELIQKNIDLELEMRKTSEELDARLKEVEKLKESLRDEKERVREEFDHAYSKMSKEFNQAIGEAKKAIKSSDTKESHRLLNKANQLHQETRKVIPDQKAEPLHVNDKIKYGSSKGVIKSIKKEEATIECDGITLRVPLSKLKRSGNQPKVHKSGVVISKETPSGSMILDLHGLRADEAVEKLDKFLSDALMSGFDEVLVYHGIGTGKLAYAVRTFLSSYPSLVSYGDAPINMGGYGATLIKL